The genomic segment AGACTGCCCGGGTTTGCGCCGGTCCAGATCCAGCTGAATATCCTCTTCGCTGAGCGTCAGCCCCGGCGGGCAGCCATCGACGATGCAGCCGAGAGCCAGGCCGTGGCTCTCGCCGAAGGTGGTAACGGTAAAAAGTTTGCCAAAACTGTTGCCGGACATACGCGCTTGCCTTATAGATACGTGCGAAAAAGGTGGCGATTATACGCCGTTTTTGCTCAGGCCTCACCCCGCCACAAGCTGTTCGCGGGTAAGGACAAAAACTCCATGGCCGCCGCGCGCAAACTCCACCCAGGTAAAGGGCAGCAGCGGAAAGGCGTCCGCCAGTGCCGCCGCGCTATTGCCCACCTCGACCACCAGCAGGCCCCCATCGTTTAAGTAATCCGGTGCTTCGGCCAATAAACGTCGGGTGAAATCCAGGCCGTCTAAGCCAGAACCCAGGCCAATTTCCGGCTCCGCCTGATACTCGGCGGGCATATCAGCCAGGTCTTCATCGTCCACATAAGGTGGGTTAGAGACGATCAAATCAAAGCACTGACCATCGAGCCCGGCAAATAAATCCGACTGTACCGCTTGCACCCGGTGCGCCAGATCATGCTCGTCGATGTTGCGCTCGGCCACCGCCAGAGCATCGGCACTGATATCGCTTAAGGCCACTAAAGCATCTGGAAACTGGTAGGCGCAGGCAATACCGATACACCCACTGCCAGTGCATAAATCCAGCACATAATCTGGCTGCTCGGTAAGCCAGGGAGCAAATCCCTGCTCGATAAGCTCGGCAATGGGCGAGCGCGGTACCAGCACCCTTTCGTCCACATAAAAGTCCAAGCCGCAGAAACGCGCATGGCGTGTAATGTAAGCGGCGGGCAAGCGCTGTTGCACGCGACGGGCAAAATAATCCAGAACCGCTAGCTTTTCGCTGTGGGTCAAGCGCGCATCGAGAATAGCCGGGTTATCAAACCCGGTAAGAGAGATGGCCGCACACACCAGTTGCACCGCCTCATCCCAGGCATTGTCGGTACCATGGCCAAAATACAGCCCGGCGCGGTTAAACTCGCTGGCGCCGTAGCGAATAAAATCGCGCACACTAACCAGTTCGGTGCACAGTTCGGCTTGCTGATCGACCATAGAGGCTATCCTTGATATCACGAGCGTAAGGTTTATAAGGCGGCAATTGTAGCGCAAAACTCGATTAAACCTTTACCTGAACAGCCAGTTGACGTAATGTTGCCGCCCTTTCA from the Gilvimarinus sp. DA14 genome contains:
- the prmB gene encoding 50S ribosomal protein L3 N(5)-glutamine methyltransferase, yielding MVDQQAELCTELVSVRDFIRYGASEFNRAGLYFGHGTDNAWDEAVQLVCAAISLTGFDNPAILDARLTHSEKLAVLDYFARRVQQRLPAAYITRHARFCGLDFYVDERVLVPRSPIAELIEQGFAPWLTEQPDYVLDLCTGSGCIGIACAYQFPDALVALSDISADALAVAERNIDEHDLAHRVQAVQSDLFAGLDGQCFDLIVSNPPYVDDEDLADMPAEYQAEPEIGLGSGLDGLDFTRRLLAEAPDYLNDGGLLVVEVGNSAAALADAFPLLPFTWVEFARGGHGVFVLTREQLVAG